In Athene noctua chromosome 11, bAthNoc1.hap1.1, whole genome shotgun sequence, the sequence TTCACTGACTTTCTCAGATGTTCCCTTATTTGAAAGATAGATGGAAGGACTGCCAGCTTGTTAAATTATTGCTTCATGTTTGGGAAgtggaaatttattttaattattttaaaaactggtttgggCTGCATGAAATAGAACAGAGTTCCCTGTCTGATGCTACAGTGATGGGAAATCAATACTACTAGTAAAGGTGGGGAGTGTGAAAAATATTGTATTGTCACTTGTGGTGAGCAGTCAACAGCCCTGTCTCTTAACCCTGTGTTGAGCATGTATCCTTGTCTACCTGAAAGACAGATAACTTGGACGAGTACTTGCACTATTTTGCCATAATTAACCAATTCTGAGAGCAGTGTGAAGCAAGCTGAATCTGTTTCATCCTAAGGTCCGCTTCTACTATATTTTGAGAACAGTTTATGGCAGACACAAATTGGAAggatttctgcctttttttgcaGACTTTCTGCTGGAAGACGGAAGAATGGGAAGTTCAGGTAACGAAGACCACAGTACTCCAAATTTAAGTCCTGACTCTTGGGACATTAGATTCCTCACGTGCACATGGTTCACTGAGAGGACTGAGATATAACCTAGGTTATATCCAGCCTTCTTATGACTACTTGTTGGAAAGCACAAGAGGTTTTTAtgggaaatgagaaaaatagaTGAATGactgttctttcttttaaaaaatctattatttttctAGCATTGTAACTGCTGTGGTCACAATTCACACAAGCATAACAACTGCTACGCACCAATAAACAGTGCTAAAAGAGCTTACAGTTAATGTCATGAGCAAGTTAAGCATGTTAATAAAGTGGTACAAAGGCACAATAGCTAGCTTGCACTGCGTGAGGAACAGGAAAAATAGACCTCTGGGCCAGAGctaatgctttttaaattgtATGTTGATGTGTAGTGGTAGAGCAGTGTAGGAAGAGCTGGTTTGCTGCTTGCTATTGAGATGGCCTGATGTAGTCCTTTCTCCAGCCATATGGATGCTGATGACTTTGCCAGACTTTCACCACTTGGGTTGGAATTTTCTATGGCAAGTGTGGGCCTCCAGCTGAGCAACCAGAAAGTTTCTTAACTTAAATAGTGGGTTGCTTTCTAAAACAAGACTGGGAAAATATAGTTTCTCTTCCTGTTCTTGAAGTTCTTCCAGTTGTTTGGTGGGGTTGTGCTAGTTCCTGCTTCCCTCATGGGCCTTGGGAAGGTGCCCGTACCTCAGGAGGAAGGTTTCTTGGTTTAAGTCTTCCATGTTTGGGAAAGTTTGGTCAGTTTTAAAGTTCTGAAAGATTCTCTTCTGAATCAGATGACTGTTACAGAGTGTCCACTTGCATTTCCAAACTGCTGACTAACCTGCTGTGTTTGTCCCCTCCCTGCCACTGTGTTCAGCTGGAGCTGGGGAAAGGATGCCAGATGGGCAAAACAATAGAAATCCCAAGATGAGGACTGAGGAACTCTTGAGTTTGAACACAAATTGGTAATTGATGACAGGGGACTAGAGCTAGCTGAGCAAGGGATTGTGAACAGGGGAGAACTGAACAGAGAACAAGATAGAGCTAACAAGCAAAACTAGACATAAAAGCAAATGATAAACATGGACAAGAATTTTGTAGATGAATGTTTAAGATTAAAAAGGGGGATGGATTATGGCTGGATAACCTTAATCCTCATATTTTTTAATGTCTGAATACTTGGCTTTGCAGCCTTGAAGAGTCTTTTCATGTGTAAGAAACACTGAGAGACCATGTGGAGGCAGCCTTTGCAGATACTTCAGAATACCCTTCAAGGCACAGATGAGTGCAGTGTTTATTAGGAAGCTTCTGAAGACTGGAGGGTTTATGATTAGAAAAGAAATCAGATAAATGTATCAAAATAGATTAAGCAATGCTACGTATTGTAGGGTTAGTTGGATGGAGACGCAAACCTAATGATTCATAAGGTTTTGCATGATACAACTGGCTATCTGCCGAAGGCTTCCCCCATCTCTGAAAAATAACAGCCTTCTTTCTGCTACCTAGGTAAATTAATTATGCTGTGCAATGTGAGGAGCTGACAATGAAACTGGAAAATTGAATAGAAACAGCAGGCACTTCTCACTGCATTCGTAGCCTGAGTGTTGCTAAATATGATTTTGATTACAGCAGAACATATGAGCTCTGGTTGTAGAACGAGCTCCCCTGTGGCCAGAAAGTGCACAAATGTGTAAAAACGATGCTTCTCCAGGACAAGCAGTGACATTCCTTGTCCTACTCTTACCATATGTGGCAGCAGAGATTTTTAAGGAGAACAAAAAGGAGTCTTACAGTCTTCTGTTGACTTCCTGCAAACTGTTTTAGAGTAATTCCTGCCTTAAATCCGTAACTTCTGATTGAGCTACAGTGTGTGTGTTAGCAGTCTTGCTACCAAAGTTTTAAGCAGCTGGCAGAACCACCATGTTCCTTGGTAAGTTGTttcaaacagaaaagttttttggtttttgtttgttttggggttttttttctgatttatttttttttttacttgaatttGCCATAATTTGAATTTCCAACAATTTAATCTGAGTGTCTTTTTACTAACAGGTCAAGTGACTAACTACTCCCAGAAGTCTTTTCCTTGTGGAGGTCTGTGCTGACAGTGATCAAGGTACTTCAAACTTCACCTTATCTAAAGCTGTTATTATTTTAAGTTCcaatgggtatttttttcttcctttttttttttccctcactctGTTGGTGTGTTTTCTGAACAATGCAAAAACTGGAATTGGGcaaataattttgataatttcACCCTGAACTTCATCCAGGCCTAATGCCACTGCTGAATTATTTGTCCAAGTGCTTCAGTTCTTTTTAGCGCTGTTCCATCCTCAGGGCATATTTGCACAGTACTGGGTCCTAAGCCCAGGGTCATAAAGATGGATGAAGGCAGATGAGAAATGACAGCTGGTGAATAGATGTGCCCGTTTTATTTTTCAATAGAGTCAATGCTATGGCTGCAAGGTTAGTATGATTCAAAAGAACCTCTTTGAGCCATTCACTGCTTGAAGATGCAATATCCCTTACTAATGTGGCATATTGTACAGTCATATTGAACGTATTGTTCACCAGCAAATATACTGCTGTGAATGAGTTAAATAGGACTTGATTTGTCTGATTGGGAAAAATGGACTCCCATCACAATTCTGAAAAATGTAATGCATGTTTATTGAATGGCTCCTCCTTTTGTTTTATacttaaagtattttatattagAAGTATATATTAAGGAAATCTGTAAAGAAAAGTTGCATGGAAGAAGCAGAAACCCAgataaaaaaatctcatcttaCTAGTAACAGCTCTTCTGGCCCTACCAGTTTCAGGAGGAAGATGGGCTCACCACTGACTGTGCACTTTATGTTGAATAGTTTTTCTCTGACCAGTGTGGTTTGTTTTGGCAGGGGCTGTTGGTTAttgaaaatggaagaaacaagGAAGCTCTCTCCAAAGCCGTGTAAAAACAAAGAACCTGTGAAAACAGAATGGGGGTCTCAGAGTGTTGTATTTACATATTTCCAAGGGGATATTAACAGCGTGGTAGATGAACATTTTTCTAGAGCTCTAAGCAATGCCAAAAACCCACAAGACCTGAGCACAAAGCACAAGGGTGAGACTGTCGTCCTGAAAAATGGTGAGCTGCTTTCTGTGTGTGAGCGTGGTGTTAGACAGGGGTGACTAGCTTTCACTAAGAAATTTAAGATGCACCGTGTTTAAATTTGAAATTGCGtgcaaataaaaagcaagaaaatcaTGCTTGAAAAGCCCCAGATTATGTAGCTGGGAATTCTGGGGTAAATCTCAGTGTTTGCTGGGGTTCTTTCCAAGCTCCACCTGAGCCTGTTGGCAGGACCACATCCTCATTTTCCAGCCAAGAGACTCCATCACTGTCAGACACATTGTGTTGTGACTTAATTTGTTGtctttgcaaaaatatatttgtctaaGCTTGCAACTGTTAAAACCCTGCCTATGCTAACAGCCTGTAAGAAAACACATGCAATATTTGTTTGAAAGTATTCAGGGTGGTGGTTTAGTCTGCTTTTAGTGTGAATTTATTGTTGATTTTTAAGATAATCAGCACTAAAgtgaatatatatttctttaaaaatgaatagGCAATCTGGTAGCATTCTCTTAGAAGTCCATTGGAATTTGCTTCGCGAAAAAAGGAAGAATTGATGAGACTTCagatgtttctttctctttttaagtaGATAGCATGTCTTCCCATCAGTGGAATTTCTCTTCACATTGCTCCAAACCATACCCATCATCTTCTGCTACAAGCATGTCAAATTCTGGTCTGAATTTTTCTGCTGTTGGTATGGCAGGCCAATACCAGCCGTCAGCTCTGAGGAGTCATCCAACTCAACCTGCAGATTTATGGCCTTTCCCTTCGATTGGGACTCCCAGTCTTACCAGTTCGGTGTATCATCATGCCTTGCCTGACCTGCACACGGTAGATGAACCGATCTCTGACAGGAAATACGGTTCTCTTCTTGGTCTCCTGCAGCAGGAAAGGTGCCTGACATCCATGCAAGAATGTACCATGAAGCAACACTCAAGTTCTGCTTGTATGACTGGACCTGCTAGGTTACAAAATATAAGTCAAAGTTCAGCTCCTGGGGGAGGTAAGGAAATACTATCACTTTATTCTTTGATGGCATCTTCTGTAAAGAGACAAAATAATACAGTCTGTTCATAGGTTCTTAAATTGGAGCCATCTTCAGCCCAGCTCATTGAAATTTTTTCCAGTAGTTAACCCATATGCTGTGTGATGTGGTACTTGGGATTGATTAGCTATATAGTACAGCTTAATCAAAAATACGCATTGCCCACTTGCACAATATTTTCCCTTCTGGCTTACATTAGGGAGATATTTTAAGTGGATATGAACATTATCCACAGTGCTATCAGAATCTCTACCTTATAAGTAGCAGGTAGGGTGGCACCATGTGTACTGGGTGCTCCTGTGTTATGACCAGAAAGGGGTGGCCAGGTAAGAGCCCTGAGCAACCCATCTTACTGTGTGAGGCTTTACTGATATTCTGAATACAGAATGTGAAACTGCGGCCCTTACCAGAAAGGCCAGGGATTTCTCTCCCTTCCCAGTCTCTGTCTGCAGCTGGAAGGACTAGGGTAAAGGGGCTGGCAGGCCAGCCTGGCCTTGCCTCCCAGCTTATTGCTGCCTGCCATGAAGCCCTCCTGCCCTGCGTGTCAAAGGCTGTGATGGCTCCCTGCAGTACATTTCCCAGAGCCAATGCAATTCACACAGAAGCGATGATTGTTGCTCATTTGTTATTAACAATTAGTAGGAATTCCAATCCTAGGTACTACCAGCACACAGAAGAGAGATGACTGGTGACTGAAGTCCATTTCCTGGGAGCTTATGTCCCCACAGCATCTAGGTCTGATGGATAAAATTGCTCCCTTGTGAGTAATTTCTGCCTCCGAGAAGCTCTGTGGGATCAAGCTTCCTGGCCAGAGCCCTGGTGCACTGTTAGGGTACACCTGCATTGCTGTTCCTGGGCGTTACCCACATAGTCAGCTTGGCACTGGTCTCCAAGAAAAAAGGTTGTGAAATTGTTTAGGGAGTCTGCTGAAAAAATACAGCACGTCCTAGCTGGTGCTTCTAGATAAAAAGGACCGGGCATGTGAAGAAGCAATCCTGAGTCTTAGGTTTTGAAAAATAACCAGCTGTGAAATACCTACTGGTTACTCAGTGTCTAATCTGCATCAGTAGAAATTTGGCAGAATGTGGGCTAGAACTACTGTTTATATCTGCAATCAGGTTTATCCACAGTTCCTCTTTTGAGGCTACATTGAAGCTGTCTTGTTATGAGGACCCCCATCTGTAGGTGTTTTGTGAACTTATTCCTGCTAGAGTGTCCAATGCCTGTCTGTGTCTGTGCATGGAAAAGGAGAGTGTGTATGTCTTCACCTGGAATACAAACTTTCTGCTCATGGTACATAGATTTAGCTGAGACTGTAGGTATGTGTTGGACAGGCACGCACACTAGACTTTTTGCAGCTAGTAAATGGCAGTCTAATTACTTTAAAGACACTGTCTGGACTTCTAGGGTTTAATTTAAGAACAAGGTTAGGTGCTCTCTTCCCCCAAGGGGGCAATGTGAGCTTATCAAGGCTTGGCACCAGGAGGAACTGACTGCTCCAAAAAAGGAGATGTTTCATGAAACTAGTCTTGGGATCAAAAAAGGGAAGGAGTGCTAACAACAGTGGGctttttttcaaaacttcagaaacaaaatgagtGGGGAAAATttggaaaggaaattaaacagCTCAACGTTCCCCAGGCATCGTCAATTAAAGCCTTTTCTCTCAGGATGTTTACAGGGCCTTTCTGAACATTTGGGGAGCCTCATAACACCACATGTGTAATGCCATACGTGTGCTTATCAAGAAACCCCAAAAGAACAGATAAGAAACGGCTGGCCCATGTTCACAGGGAGTCTTTGGCAAGTCCCTAGGATGTGTGCATCTAGTCTGGCTGTGGGAGTCCCTGTTTCTTGGCTCTGTCTGTTAAATATACTTCTCGTTGTGCTGTGTCATGTTTAAGAACAGCTGATATTTATATTTATGGAAGTGTATATTGCTCTGCCAGACAGCACAGACCTCCCCAGCACCTGTGCTATAGGCTGGGCTGCAAAAGCACAAGGTTTCTTTAGGAACTGTCTACTTTTAGCTCTATGTTGAATCTCTGCTCATCTCCAGTATTCTATTTTTTTTGAAGAGAGGAAAGCAAGCTCTTACCAAGGCTCAGAAAATCCCAGTGTAAGCCATGCCACTGCAGGTGAGTAATCAAACCAACAGGTATGGAGCAAAGCAGTGCTCACCTATGAAGGACAGCTGCCCTGCTTATGCATGCAGAATTGAAGATGCTGCCTTGCTTGC encodes:
- the VGLL1 gene encoding transcription cofactor vestigial-like protein 1 isoform X2 — encoded protein: MEETRKLSPKPCKNKEPVKTEWGSQSVVFTYFQGDINSVVDEHFSRALSNAKNPQDLSTKHKGETVVLKNGQYQPSALRSHPTQPADLWPFPSIGTPSLTSSVYHHALPDLHTVDEPISDRKYGSLLGLLQQERCLTSMQECTMKQHSSSACMTGPARLQNISQSSAPGGERKASSYQGSENPSVSHATAGIQIHDRRRDLYF
- the VGLL1 gene encoding transcription cofactor vestigial-like protein 1 isoform X1; its protein translation is MEETRKLSPKPCKNKEPVKTEWGSQSVVFTYFQGDINSVVDEHFSRALSNAKNPQDLSTKHKGETVVLKNDSMSSHQWNFSSHCSKPYPSSSATSMSNSGLNFSAVGMAGQYQPSALRSHPTQPADLWPFPSIGTPSLTSSVYHHALPDLHTVDEPISDRKYGSLLGLLQQERCLTSMQECTMKQHSSSACMTGPARLQNISQSSAPGGERKASSYQGSENPSVSHATAGIQIHDRRRDLYF